The Methanofollis sp. UBA420 genome contains a region encoding:
- a CDS encoding DUF6653 family protein, whose amino-acid sequence MLVYVTIEQTIVSIFQMDEDAWARHANPWSVWTRNTVLPLLILAFWSRAWLGWWSLIPIAGTMIWAWINPRLFARPKSTDNWVSKAVFGERVWLNRKAIPVPERHRKAPNILSACSGVGMVFVVWGVYALNVWPTIFGTAVVYLSKLWFLDRMVWLYEDMKDTTPEYQNWLHGPDVDLGT is encoded by the coding sequence ATGCTCGTTTACGTGACGATAGAGCAAACCATCGTATCTATCTTTCAGATGGACGAGGATGCCTGGGCCAGGCACGCAAACCCGTGGAGTGTATGGACCAGAAACACCGTTCTCCCCCTCCTCATCCTCGCCTTCTGGAGCAGGGCGTGGCTGGGTTGGTGGTCGCTTATCCCCATCGCCGGTACGATGATCTGGGCATGGATCAATCCACGCCTTTTTGCCCGACCGAAATCGACGGACAACTGGGTATCGAAGGCGGTGTTCGGCGAACGTGTCTGGTTGAACAGGAAGGCGATACCGGTGCCGGAGCGTCACCGGAAAGCCCCGAACATACTCTCGGCGTGTTCGGGCGTCGGGATGGTCTTCGTGGTATGGGGCGTGTATGCACTCAATGTCTGGCCCACTATTTTCGGCACTGCCGTCGTCTACCTGAGCAAACTCTGGTTCCTGGACCGGATGGTCTGGCTGTACGAGGACATGAAGGACACAACGCCTGAGTATCAGAACTGGCTCCACGGCCCTGATGTCGACCTGGGTACGTAG
- a CDS encoding DUF169 domain-containing protein, whose product MNSSEFSLIGERFSDAFRLSAEPLVVCGAEGVPVDAVPLPSVHRCIAVAAIRMAFGKIDAPALYLSEDVKTGCCPGGLAHMGFSGRSDDISWFVSTGHPDVRGGAAEYLKADPELVDACFARAGPVSPPGRYLVIRPCRTVPDDAAVSSLCLFGTAEEVRNIAALVHFDRADPFSPVIAPWGPACATFVSYPAGMAAGAPHDSAFIGPTDPTVNHALPPDIMGVGIPAAVARRMAGNLDASFAVRRPRVAFPDHGREG is encoded by the coding sequence GTGAACAGTTCTGAATTTTCCCTCATCGGGGAGCGGTTTTCGGATGCTTTTCGGCTCTCGGCAGAGCCCCTCGTCGTCTGCGGGGCGGAGGGGGTTCCGGTTGATGCTGTCCCTCTCCCTTCGGTCCACCGCTGCATCGCCGTCGCCGCGATACGCATGGCCTTCGGGAAGATAGATGCCCCTGCACTGTACCTGAGCGAGGACGTGAAGACGGGGTGCTGTCCGGGTGGTCTCGCTCACATGGGATTCTCGGGGCGCTCCGACGACATCAGCTGGTTCGTCTCCACCGGGCATCCGGACGTGCGGGGCGGGGCGGCCGAGTACCTCAAGGCCGACCCCGAACTCGTCGACGCCTGTTTTGCACGTGCCGGCCCGGTCTCCCCACCGGGGCGCTATCTCGTGATCAGGCCCTGCCGGACAGTGCCGGACGATGCCGCGGTCAGCTCGCTCTGCCTCTTCGGCACTGCCGAGGAGGTCAGGAATATCGCCGCTCTCGTCCACTTCGACCGCGCCGACCCATTTTCACCGGTCATTGCTCCCTGGGGGCCGGCGTGTGCGACCTTCGTCTCCTACCCTGCCGGCATGGCGGCCGGAGCCCCTCACGACTCCGCCTTCATCGGGCCCACCGACCCGACGGTGAACCATGCCCTGCCGCCCGACATCATGGGCGTCGGTATCCCGGCAGCGGTGGCCCGGCGCATGGCCGGGAACCTCGACGCCTCCTTTGCGGTCAGGCGGCCACGGGTGGCGTTCCCCGACCATGGGCGTGAGGGGTGA
- a CDS encoding zinc ribbon domain-containing protein — protein MKEIVAKSCQSCGMPMRTEADFGTEADGEKSKDYCTYCYQNGAFTEPGITIDMMAEKGGAIFSRMFDIPRENAKAFCKEQLSCLKRWAGREIAFCESCGMPLARDEDAGTEADGSQSARYCIYCYRGGAFVEPELTEETAVEKYAPMMAEHLGMPVEKAREMVRQYLSTLPRWRE, from the coding sequence ATGAAAGAGATAGTTGCAAAATCATGCCAGAGCTGTGGAATGCCGATGCGAACAGAGGCCGACTTCGGTACCGAAGCGGACGGCGAAAAGTCGAAGGACTACTGCACCTACTGCTACCAGAACGGTGCCTTCACCGAACCCGGCATCACCATCGATATGATGGCGGAGAAAGGCGGGGCGATCTTCTCGCGGATGTTCGACATTCCTCGTGAGAATGCGAAAGCGTTCTGCAAAGAACAACTCTCATGCTTGAAGAGGTGGGCCGGACGGGAGATTGCCTTCTGTGAGAGTTGCGGGATGCCCCTTGCACGGGACGAAGACGCTGGAACAGAGGCGGACGGGTCGCAGAGCGCGAGGTACTGCATCTACTGTTATCGGGGCGGTGCGTTCGTCGAACCCGAACTGACAGAAGAGACAGCGGTCGAGAAATATGCGCCGATGATGGCCGAGCACCTTGGCATGCCTGTCGAAAAAGCGAGGGAGATGGTGCGGCAGTACCTCTCGACACTTCCCCGGTGGCGGGAGTAA
- a CDS encoding PKD domain-containing protein has translation MPTSHTADPGTNRTATGVPTSWLWTFGDGSTSTDQNPQHTYTEPDNYTVTLAIEGGAEVCTKTACIKVTPIRFGDANGDDTVDQADTLRVLKKVVGLRSVPLNGTDLFRKTDVDQNGVIGVGDALVIAQYNVGLRDVWFATV, from the coding sequence ATTCCCACTTCACATACGGCCGATCCCGGCACGAACCGCACGGCGACAGGCGTGCCGACGTCATGGCTCTGGACGTTCGGTGACGGGTCGACCTCCACCGACCAGAACCCGCAGCACACCTATACGGAGCCCGACAACTACACCGTCACGCTCGCGATCGAGGGCGGCGCGGAGGTCTGCACGAAAACCGCCTGCATCAAGGTCACGCCGATCCGCTTCGGCGACGCCAACGGCGACGACACCGTGGACCAGGCCGACACCCTGCGGGTGCTCAAGAAGGTCGTCGGGCTGAGAAGTGTGCCGCTGAACGGGACAGACCTCTTCAGGAAGACCGATGTCGATCAGAACGGCGTCATCGGCGTCGGCGACGCCCTCGTCATCGCCCAGTACAATGTCGGGCTGCGTGACGTCTGGTTTGCGACGGTCTGA
- a CDS encoding DNA integrity scanning protein DisA nucleotide-binding domain protein, with protein MNDELLMRVAAEIAEDIGAKAIVSFTRPCTCLSRVPLIWVQDLQLDILKDLSMNEIVSVCEQHMLDAAVQIYLTRRFEDGNVVAVFPYAILVYDLERAKNFVDLKNYEDIVPREVMYAVLNLAMEIAIEGREGRRIGTAFVIGDDEEIGRHSHQAILNPYKGHDAAFRDIKNRENWESVKEFAQLDGVFVVNRNGLICAAGRYIDANAKDVNLPGGLGGRHRATAAITRLIPAVGITVSESGGLVRVFRDGACTITIRSEIRITG; from the coding sequence ATGAATGACGAACTGCTGATGCGGGTGGCCGCCGAGATCGCGGAGGATATCGGGGCGAAGGCGATCGTCTCCTTCACCCGCCCCTGCACCTGTCTCTCCAGGGTGCCCCTGATCTGGGTGCAGGACCTCCAGCTCGACATCCTGAAAGACCTCTCGATGAACGAGATCGTCTCGGTCTGCGAGCAGCACATGCTCGACGCGGCCGTGCAGATATATCTCACCCGCCGTTTCGAGGACGGCAACGTCGTCGCGGTCTTCCCGTACGCGATCCTGGTCTACGACCTTGAACGCGCCAAAAACTTTGTCGACCTCAAGAACTACGAAGACATCGTCCCTAGGGAGGTGATGTACGCCGTCCTCAACCTGGCGATGGAGATCGCGATCGAGGGGCGGGAAGGCCGGAGGATCGGCACGGCGTTCGTCATCGGCGACGACGAGGAGATCGGCCGCCACTCCCACCAGGCCATCCTGAACCCGTACAAGGGGCATGACGCCGCCTTCAGGGACATCAAGAACCGCGAGAACTGGGAGAGCGTCAAGGAGTTTGCCCAGCTCGACGGCGTCTTTGTCGTGAACAGGAACGGCCTGATCTGTGCGGCGGGCCGATACATTGACGCGAATGCGAAGGACGTCAACCTCCCCGGCGGCCTTGGGGGGCGGCACCGGGCGACGGCGGCGATCACCCGCCTGATCCCCGCGGTCGGCATCACGGTCTCGGAGAGCGGTGGCCTGGTCAGGGTCTTCAGGGACGGGGCGTGCACGATCACGATCCGGTCCGAGATCAGGATCACCGGGTGA